A portion of the endosymbiont of Galathealinum brachiosum genome contains these proteins:
- a CDS encoding YkgJ family cysteine cluster protein — MSEITESDYRKPKRLTFTDDEKRLPWLTTLLDAFSIIDKGVSAAIEREHKQGRELACAKGCSSCCTTHQDIPVYPLELMGMSWYVIEKLQSPLREQLKAQLSNIDNIHTCPFLLEGSCSIHPMRPAACRQFNVLDKPCSDGEDAYHTRKQDVMIPIQHYIDNAFDTMLPFYGIKKKGERKKAIKQGTLHSIAKAMRECNWQTLPEKMDKFDK; from the coding sequence ATGAGTGAAATAACAGAAAGTGATTACAGAAAACCCAAACGCCTGACTTTCACTGATGATGAAAAACGTCTGCCCTGGCTAACAACTTTGCTGGATGCTTTTTCCATTATTGATAAAGGTGTAAGCGCCGCAATAGAAAGAGAGCACAAACAGGGGCGTGAACTCGCATGCGCTAAAGGCTGCAGTAGTTGCTGTACCACACATCAGGACATCCCCGTATACCCGCTGGAACTAATGGGCATGAGCTGGTATGTAATTGAAAAATTACAGTCACCCTTACGTGAACAGTTAAAAGCTCAATTATCCAATATCGATAATATACACACATGTCCTTTTTTACTTGAAGGTTCGTGCAGCATTCACCCGATGAGACCTGCAGCCTGTCGTCAGTTTAATGTTCTGGATAAACCCTGTAGTGACGGCGAAGACGCATATCACACACGCAAACAGGATGTCATGATACCGATACAGCACTATATTGATAACGCATTCGATACGATGCTGCCCTTTTATGGCATTAAGAAAAAGGGTGAACGTAAAAAAGCCATCAAGCAAGGGACATTACATTCAATCGCTAAAGCTATGCGTGAGTGCAACTGGCAGACCTTACCTGAAAAAATGGATAAATTTGATAAATGA
- the gap gene encoding type I glyceraldehyde-3-phosphate dehydrogenase, with amino-acid sequence MTIRIGINGLGRMGLLGFRAGWDNPAYEIIHVNEISADSATLAHLLEFDSVHGRWGREPSSDASGILLEGKRVSCSCEKNPANIDWVGMGIDLVIECTGQFKTEADLQCYFDQGVKKVLVSAPVPNPAINIVYGINHHEYQPEKHHIVTAASCTTNCLAPVVKIMNDNIGIKHGCMTTIHDITNTQTIVDKGHKDLRRARACSNSLIPTSTGSAKAITKIFPELEGKLNGHAVRVPLLNASLTDFVFEAKRKTSIEEINSLFKQAAENKLQGILGYEERPLVSIDYVNDPHSSIIDALSTMVINDTQVKIYAWYDNEWGYVNRMMELAAFIAKDLND; translated from the coding sequence ATGACAATACGCATCGGCATCAATGGCCTTGGCCGCATGGGTCTACTGGGTTTTCGCGCAGGCTGGGATAATCCCGCCTATGAAATTATCCATGTAAATGAAATATCTGCAGATAGTGCAACACTTGCCCATTTACTGGAGTTTGATTCTGTACATGGACGCTGGGGGCGTGAACCCTCATCCGACGCTTCAGGTATTTTGCTTGAAGGAAAAAGAGTCAGTTGTTCATGTGAAAAAAATCCCGCTAATATTGACTGGGTTGGCATGGGTATAGATCTGGTTATTGAATGCACGGGGCAGTTTAAAACCGAAGCCGATCTACAATGTTATTTTGATCAGGGAGTAAAAAAAGTACTCGTTTCTGCACCTGTTCCGAACCCGGCGATTAACATTGTGTACGGCATAAACCACCATGAATATCAACCTGAAAAACATCACATTGTTACTGCTGCTTCCTGCACAACAAACTGTTTAGCGCCTGTTGTAAAAATAATGAATGATAACATTGGTATTAAACATGGTTGCATGACAACAATACATGACATAACCAATACTCAGACCATTGTTGATAAAGGCCATAAAGATTTGCGTCGTGCTCGCGCATGTAGCAATTCATTAATTCCAACCTCAACCGGTTCTGCAAAAGCTATCACTAAAATTTTTCCTGAACTGGAAGGAAAATTAAATGGACATGCAGTTCGCGTTCCACTGCTTAATGCCTCGCTAACCGATTTTGTTTTTGAAGCAAAACGAAAAACCAGCATCGAAGAAATTAACTCTTTATTTAAACAGGCTGCTGAAAATAAACTGCAAGGCATACTGGGTTATGAAGAACGTCCACTGGTATCAATAGATTACGTCAACGACCCACATTCATCGATTATTGATGCACTTTCCACCATGGTAATAAATGATACACAGGTAAAAATTTATGCCTGGTATGACAATGAATGGGGTTACGTTAACCGCATGATGGAGCTGGCTGCATTTATTGCAAAAGATTTAAATGACTAA
- a CDS encoding PhoH family protein, whose amino-acid sequence MPRRSASQKRAAKQARKRNSDPSVVVDIKSRNSFIETQTITARAAPPLQAKTLSQGQYITAIKSHKLTFGTGPAGTGKSYVAGAIAAEELEARRIEKIIITRPAVEAGENMGFLPGDLQEKFDPYFDAFRDCLIERLGKGAVECGLKNDRIVVAPMAYLRGKTFNDAFVVLDEAQNCTRAQLKLFLTRIGENCRVVVNGDIRQSDIGNQSGLQDAINRLGHLNSVYVHAFEHEDIVRSGLVKDIIECYEK is encoded by the coding sequence ATGCCAAGACGTTCTGCTTCACAGAAAAGAGCTGCGAAACAAGCAAGAAAACGTAACTCAGATCCATCGGTTGTTGTTGATATTAAATCACGCAACTCCTTTATTGAAACGCAAACTATAACAGCACGAGCTGCGCCGCCGCTTCAGGCAAAAACCTTGTCTCAAGGTCAATATATCACGGCAATAAAATCCCATAAATTAACTTTCGGAACGGGTCCTGCGGGAACCGGGAAAAGTTATGTGGCGGGTGCAATTGCCGCAGAAGAGTTGGAGGCTCGACGTATAGAGAAAATAATTATTACCCGACCAGCAGTTGAGGCGGGTGAAAATATGGGCTTTTTACCGGGTGATTTGCAGGAAAAGTTTGATCCTTATTTTGATGCATTTCGTGATTGTCTGATCGAACGATTAGGTAAGGGAGCGGTTGAATGCGGTTTGAAAAATGATCGTATTGTCGTTGCGCCAATGGCTTATTTGCGGGGTAAAACATTTAACGATGCGTTTGTTGTTTTAGATGAAGCGCAAAACTGTACCAGGGCACAGTTAAAGTTGTTTTTAACTCGGATTGGTGAAAACTGTCGCGTTGTTGTAAATGGGGATATTCGTCAGTCGGATATCGGTAATCAATCTGGTTTGCAAGATGCAATAAACAGGCTGGGGCATCTTAACTCTGTTTATGTTCATGCTTTTGAGCATGAAGACATTGTTCGAAGCGGGCTGGTTAAAGATATAATTGAATGTTATGAGAAATAA
- a CDS encoding transcription elongation factor GreB: protein MGRYRPPAKKGSPYITAEGMAVLEQELDYLWNKRRPLVVKALSTAAAEGDRSENAEYIYRKKELGEIDRRVRFLSKRVDEVKVVSDTPKKTDQIFFGAWVELEDDEGVKLQYRVVGPDEFDSDKGYISMDSPVATALMKKLEGDDVTITTPGGVINYYINRVQYKPFSS, encoded by the coding sequence ATGGGTAGATATCGTCCCCCCGCCAAAAAAGGCTCACCTTATATTACTGCTGAAGGCATGGCTGTGCTTGAACAGGAATTAGATTACCTGTGGAATAAACGCCGACCTTTAGTTGTGAAAGCATTATCGACTGCAGCAGCGGAAGGTGATCGTTCTGAGAATGCAGAATATATTTACCGTAAAAAAGAATTAGGTGAAATTGATCGCCGAGTTCGCTTTCTGTCTAAGCGTGTTGATGAAGTGAAAGTGGTGAGTGATACACCGAAAAAAACCGATCAGATATTTTTTGGTGCATGGGTTGAACTGGAAGATGATGAGGGTGTCAAGCTTCAATATAGAGTTGTGGGGCCAGATGAGTTCGATTCTGATAAAGGTTATATCAGTATGGATTCGCCAGTCGCAACTGCGTTAATGAAAAAGCTTGAAGGGGATGATGTCACTATTACAACACCGGGAGGTGTGATTAATTATTATATTAACCGGGTTCAGTATAAACCATTTAGTTCATAA
- a CDS encoding transcriptional regulator: MQNEIDTFFKMLSDSTRLRSLMLMQAEGELCVCELTYTLNLSQPKISRHLAHLREAGVLVARRKGTWMYYRINPDIQNWALEILQSTFNGTGKTEPFMSDQRKLKTMANRPGLECCA; this comes from the coding sequence ATGCAAAATGAAATTGATACTTTTTTTAAAATGCTCTCAGACAGCACTCGCCTTCGAAGCCTTATGTTAATGCAGGCTGAGGGAGAACTGTGCGTATGCGAACTAACCTATACCCTCAATTTATCTCAACCCAAAATTTCCCGTCACCTTGCACATTTACGTGAAGCAGGTGTACTGGTAGCGCGTCGTAAAGGCACCTGGATGTATTACCGCATCAACCCGGACATACAAAACTGGGCACTGGAAATACTACAAAGCACGTTCAATGGCACAGGCAAAACTGAGCCCTTTATGTCTGATCAAAGAAAGCTCAAAACTATGGCTAATCGACCGGGGCTTGAATGCTGTGCATAA
- a CDS encoding cytochrome c5 family protein, whose translation MVLLVGCDSGQDNESTAAKVEPLIKTTPTAVEEEVVVTPKAEVVKAEPEISMNGEQVYNKSCVSCHASGAAGAPKLGDTTAWKTRIEKGVESLYSSAINGVPGTAMMVKGTCAVCSDEELKAAVDYMVAKIN comes from the coding sequence ATGGTGTTATTAGTGGGTTGTGACTCAGGTCAGGATAATGAATCAACTGCTGCTAAAGTAGAACCGCTTATAAAAACTACGCCTACAGCTGTGGAAGAAGAGGTGGTGGTCACTCCTAAGGCTGAAGTTGTAAAAGCAGAACCAGAAATTAGCATGAACGGTGAGCAGGTTTATAATAAATCATGTGTATCATGTCATGCTTCAGGTGCAGCAGGTGCACCAAAGTTAGGTGATACGACAGCGTGGAAAACACGCATTGAAAAGGGTGTTGAATCACTATATTCTTCTGCTATCAATGGTGTTCCGGGGACAGCAATGATGGTTAAAGGAACATGTGCAGTCTGTAGTGATGAAGAGTTGAAGGCGGCTGTAGATTATATGGTTGCAAAAATTAATTAG
- a CDS encoding MFS transporter, translating to MTNGLKNYLLITAGYWAFTVTDGAIRMLVVLYFHLLGYSPFEVAMLFIFYEFFGIVTNLIGGWLGSRIGLNMTMHIGMALQVFALASLMAPETWLSISYVMVAQALSGIAKDLNKMSAKASVKILLPEDENSESRLFKWIAVLTGSKNTLKGVGFFLGALLLQLFEFRGALAILSGSLFIVLITSIIMLPAGLGKTKNKTKFTQLFSKTPAINWLSAARYFLFGSRDVWFVVALPVYLYSVFEWSFMQVGGFLALWIIGYGMVQASAPKLIRSTHKNESPDGATAKHWAFILFFIPAIIALALSSGYHPKPVLIIGLIVFGIIFAINSAVHSYLIISWSEHDNVSTNVGFYYMANAAGRLMGTILSGWIYQTQGLSGCLWWSSGFILMATLLSSRLPVQKITTKNIMN from the coding sequence ATGACTAACGGTTTAAAAAATTATTTATTAATCACTGCAGGCTACTGGGCATTTACCGTAACAGACGGTGCCATTCGTATGCTAGTTGTATTGTATTTTCACCTGCTTGGTTACTCACCATTTGAAGTAGCCATGTTATTTATATTTTATGAATTTTTTGGCATTGTCACCAATTTAATAGGTGGCTGGTTAGGCTCTCGCATTGGACTGAATATGACAATGCATATAGGCATGGCCTTACAGGTTTTTGCACTCGCCTCTTTAATGGCTCCTGAGACCTGGTTAAGCATCAGTTATGTAATGGTTGCTCAGGCATTATCAGGCATTGCAAAAGATCTGAATAAAATGTCAGCAAAAGCCAGTGTAAAAATCTTATTACCTGAGGACGAAAACAGTGAATCCAGATTATTTAAATGGATTGCTGTGCTTACCGGTTCAAAAAACACACTCAAAGGCGTTGGTTTTTTTCTGGGTGCATTATTATTACAGCTATTTGAATTCAGGGGTGCACTGGCTATTTTATCAGGCAGCCTCTTCATTGTTTTAATCACTTCAATAATAATGCTACCCGCTGGACTGGGAAAAACTAAAAACAAAACAAAATTCACCCAGTTATTTTCAAAAACACCCGCCATAAACTGGTTGTCTGCAGCACGATATTTTCTATTTGGTTCCCGTGATGTCTGGTTTGTCGTAGCATTACCGGTATATCTTTATTCAGTATTCGAATGGAGCTTTATGCAGGTCGGTGGTTTTCTTGCGCTCTGGATTATTGGTTATGGCATGGTGCAGGCGAGCGCACCAAAACTTATTCGTTCAACACACAAAAATGAATCACCAGATGGCGCAACTGCAAAACACTGGGCTTTTATTCTATTTTTTATTCCAGCCATTATTGCACTTGCCCTGTCATCGGGTTATCACCCTAAACCTGTTCTAATTATTGGCCTGATTGTATTTGGTATTATCTTTGCCATAAATTCTGCCGTACATTCATATCTAATCATTAGCTGGTCAGAGCACGACAATGTATCTACCAATGTAGGTTTTTATTATATGGCGAATGCAGCCGGCCGTTTAATGGGGACTATATTATCAGGATGGATTTATCAAACTCAAGGGTTATCGGGCTGTTTATGGTGGTCGAGTGGATTTATATTAATGGCAACCTTACTATCATCTCGTTTACCTGTACAAAAAATCACTACAAAAAACATTATGAACTAA
- a CDS encoding aldehyde-activating protein, with product MSDITVSGSCLCGLVKYTVTGETKRFYHCHCQRCRKATGTGHASNLLITPHTSISWLQGEDKLSRYKVPEAERFYNCFCQNCGSPMPRVVPELDAVLIPAGSLNTKPPVNPQGHIFWDSRADWSCKDQLPVYAEYPPNS from the coding sequence ATGTCAGACATTACTGTTTCAGGAAGCTGTTTATGCGGTTTAGTTAAATACACCGTTACTGGTGAGACAAAACGCTTTTACCACTGCCATTGTCAACGCTGCAGAAAAGCAACCGGAACAGGCCATGCTAGTAATTTATTAATTACACCGCACACCAGCATAAGCTGGTTACAGGGTGAAGATAAGCTTTCACGCTACAAAGTGCCCGAAGCAGAAAGATTTTATAACTGTTTCTGTCAAAACTGTGGCAGCCCTATGCCAAGGGTAGTACCAGAGTTAGATGCAGTATTAATTCCTGCTGGTTCTCTCAATACGAAACCACCGGTAAATCCACAGGGGCATATCTTCTGGGATTCACGTGCTGACTGGTCATGCAAAGATCAACTACCTGTATATGCTGAATATCCGCCTAATAGTTAA
- a CDS encoding sulfite exporter TauE/SafE family protein, whose product MLIDSLELTMLQMVFSIAVIFLAYIIKGLSGFGSGLIAIPLLAFVFPLTFIVPVLGLLNYSGTLMQSYHLRKQVSWADMLPLIPFSLAGIAIAIWLLVNIDEELLVRVLGGFVLCYSIYSLLPLPNPQGGRKWAILAGGFGGMVGALFGTGGPFYVVYLKMRQLNKGQFRATIAMIFFVDGGVRIIGYALSGLYTAEVLWMLLMLFPVLFAGMYAGHHLHVKFDQKKFNQVISLLLMISGFMLLYKSMS is encoded by the coding sequence ATGTTAATTGATTCACTTGAGCTTACCATGCTGCAAATGGTGTTCTCCATTGCGGTTATTTTTCTGGCTTACATTATAAAAGGGCTATCAGGTTTCGGCTCAGGTTTAATTGCAATTCCCTTATTGGCTTTTGTCTTTCCGCTAACCTTTATTGTGCCGGTTCTGGGTTTATTAAATTACAGTGGCACATTGATGCAGAGTTATCATTTAAGAAAACAGGTTTCATGGGCTGATATGTTGCCGTTGATTCCTTTTTCGTTAGCAGGCATTGCCATAGCGATCTGGTTGCTGGTTAATATAGATGAAGAGCTTCTTGTTAGAGTGCTGGGCGGTTTTGTTCTGTGTTATTCAATATACTCTCTATTGCCATTACCAAACCCGCAGGGTGGACGTAAGTGGGCTATTCTGGCGGGTGGATTCGGAGGAATGGTAGGTGCTCTGTTTGGCACTGGCGGGCCTTTTTATGTTGTGTACTTAAAAATGCGCCAGTTAAATAAGGGGCAATTCAGAGCAACGATTGCAATGATATTTTTTGTTGATGGCGGTGTGCGTATTATTGGATATGCTTTGAGCGGTCTTTATACTGCAGAGGTGTTATGGATGTTGCTTATGTTATTTCCAGTTTTATTTGCGGGGATGTATGCGGGGCATCATTTACATGTGAAGTTTGATCAGAAAAAATTTAATCAGGTCATTAGTCTTTTATTGATGATAAGTGGCTTTATGTTGTTATATAAATCAATGAGCTGA
- a CDS encoding HlyD family secretion protein, with translation MKINLKKYPALFIIIGIGIVIAFILVKSKNPMQHEAATMPSKAVDIITARNIPFRSRITAYGNVEPAITLNGMAEVSGKVSYVHPNLKSGEAIPAGTLVVRIEAKDYTVSLKQTEADLRASRSALKELTEDEKSTKRSLVLAKKNLKVGEAEYTRIEKIWKQRVISKSTLDAEEQKVLQLRQQVEELQGKINSYDSRKQSVKSQIIRAEQEVKNRQTILGRTEVTLPFDARIGTVNIEKNEFVSVGSVLFEAIDLKGVEINAHLPMDSMRKLVTHLQDTPLAGQQIAHGGRINDSLGLVATARLVNGMPGAVWEAHVLRLSDSIDPTRQTLGIVVGVDDPYEKIIPGIRPPLIKGMYTAVDIFAPVHSAMVIPRKAVHQGRVYIANTDNTLSIRDIDIRLIQAELVVVSNGLEEGEQVIITDMIPVIEGMPLQVNIATDFEKEMKLRASGEQLRLAQ, from the coding sequence ATGAAAATAAACTTAAAAAAATACCCTGCTCTTTTTATTATTATAGGTATTGGAATTGTCATCGCTTTTATTCTGGTTAAATCAAAAAATCCGATGCAACATGAAGCAGCCACCATGCCAAGCAAAGCGGTCGATATCATTACCGCCCGGAATATCCCGTTTCGTTCTCGAATAACCGCTTATGGTAATGTAGAGCCCGCTATTACACTTAATGGAATGGCCGAAGTAAGCGGCAAAGTTAGTTATGTCCACCCAAATTTAAAATCGGGTGAAGCCATTCCAGCTGGCACACTAGTCGTACGTATCGAAGCAAAAGACTATACCGTTAGCCTTAAGCAAACAGAAGCAGACCTGCGAGCTAGCCGCTCGGCTTTAAAAGAATTAACAGAAGATGAAAAATCAACAAAACGCTCACTGGTACTTGCAAAGAAAAATCTTAAGGTTGGAGAAGCAGAGTACACAAGAATAGAAAAAATCTGGAAACAACGTGTTATTTCAAAATCAACGCTTGATGCTGAAGAACAGAAAGTATTGCAACTGCGTCAACAGGTAGAAGAACTACAGGGAAAAATAAATAGCTACGACAGCCGTAAACAATCGGTTAAATCTCAGATAATACGAGCAGAACAGGAAGTGAAAAATCGTCAGACCATACTTGGCCGCACTGAAGTCACACTTCCATTTGATGCCCGAATAGGCACTGTAAATATTGAAAAAAATGAATTTGTATCTGTCGGTTCCGTATTATTTGAAGCCATTGATCTGAAGGGTGTTGAGATTAATGCGCACCTGCCAATGGACTCAATGCGAAAACTGGTAACCCATCTGCAGGACACTCCTTTAGCAGGGCAACAGATTGCACATGGCGGCCGTATAAATGACAGTCTGGGTTTAGTTGCCACCGCACGCCTGGTAAATGGTATGCCCGGCGCGGTATGGGAAGCTCATGTACTTCGCCTGAGCGATTCTATCGATCCAACACGACAGACTCTGGGCATTGTTGTGGGTGTTGATGACCCCTATGAAAAAATCATACCCGGCATTCGGCCTCCACTCATTAAAGGTATGTATACCGCAGTAGATATTTTTGCACCGGTACATTCAGCCATGGTAATCCCTCGCAAAGCGGTTCATCAGGGACGTGTTTACATAGCCAATACTGACAACACGCTCAGTATTCGTGATATTGATATTCGACTAATTCAGGCTGAGCTTGTCGTCGTAAGCAACGGTTTAGAAGAGGGTGAACAAGTTATTATTACCGATATGATTCCGGTAATAGAAGGCATGCCTTTACAGGTAAATATCGCAACTGATTTTGAAAAAGAAATGAAACTGCGTGCCTCTGGTGAGCAACTGAGGCTAGCTCAATGA
- the purE gene encoding 5-(carboxyamino)imidazole ribonucleotide mutase has product MNKKVGVVMGSNSDWPVMQHAVQQLEAFGIEYEARVVSAHRTPDLLFEYAATARERGLACIIAGAGGAAHLPGMLASKTTLPILGVPVNSRYLKGMDSLLSIVQMPKGIPVATFAIGEAGAANAGLYAVSILANQDDALAEKLADFRADQQEAVLAMQLPPEE; this is encoded by the coding sequence ATGAATAAAAAGGTTGGCGTGGTAATGGGCAGTAATAGTGACTGGCCCGTTATGCAACATGCTGTACAACAGCTGGAAGCATTTGGTATTGAATACGAGGCGCGTGTTGTGTCTGCTCATCGCACCCCTGATTTGTTATTTGAATATGCTGCGACAGCACGTGAACGGGGACTAGCCTGTATTATTGCAGGTGCTGGGGGCGCAGCTCATTTACCGGGTATGTTAGCGTCTAAAACCACACTGCCCATATTAGGTGTGCCGGTTAATTCCAGATACCTGAAGGGTATGGATTCACTGTTATCGATTGTGCAAATGCCCAAAGGTATCCCCGTGGCAACATTTGCTATAGGTGAGGCTGGTGCTGCGAATGCCGGCTTATATGCTGTGTCTATACTGGCAAATCAGGATGATGCGTTAGCTGAGAAACTGGCTGATTTTCGTGCTGATCAGCAGGAAGCCGTTCTTGCTATGCAGCTTCCACCAGAAGAATAA
- a CDS encoding 5-(carboxyamino)imidazole ribonucleotide synthase has protein sequence MSSQLLPGATLGVLGGGQLGRMFCMAARNMGYRTVVLDPDPKSPAAEVADHHLQADYTHSESLIEMANMCDAITTEFENVPAESLKFLSSHKPVHPSAEAVAIARHRIEEKDYAKNSGLSPAPYALIRSTDDFDDAITVTGFPAIIKTTTLGYDGKGQQVIKDKTQLEAAFNDLDQVECVLERKMDLALEISVLLARNSKGEVACYPPAENEHINGVLHKSIVPARVDDAIAEAARQQAIGLANKINYVGILAIEFFITTDNQLIFNEMAPRPHNSGHYTMDATVVSQFEQQVRVMCGLTPGDTRLVSPVVMINLLGDLWPVNWQLCLDDPALKLHLYGKHEARPGRKMGHFNLLSDNVDQAIQAADNVFKSL, from the coding sequence ATGTCATCTCAATTATTACCAGGTGCAACCTTAGGTGTTTTAGGCGGCGGACAGTTAGGTCGTATGTTTTGTATGGCTGCCCGTAATATGGGGTATCGTACGGTTGTGCTTGATCCTGACCCCAAAAGCCCTGCTGCTGAGGTTGCAGACCATCATCTGCAGGCTGATTATACTCACAGTGAATCGCTGATTGAAATGGCAAATATGTGCGATGCCATTACGACCGAATTTGAAAATGTGCCGGCAGAAAGTCTGAAATTTCTGTCTTCTCATAAACCGGTGCATCCATCGGCAGAAGCAGTAGCAATTGCGCGACATAGAATTGAGGAAAAAGATTACGCGAAAAACTCGGGTCTTAGTCCTGCTCCCTATGCCTTAATTCGTTCGACAGATGATTTTGATGACGCGATTACGGTAACCGGTTTTCCCGCTATCATAAAAACCACAACGTTGGGGTATGACGGGAAAGGCCAGCAGGTTATTAAAGATAAAACTCAGCTGGAAGCGGCATTTAATGATTTAGATCAGGTCGAGTGCGTGTTAGAACGTAAAATGGATCTGGCATTAGAGATATCCGTTCTTCTGGCAAGAAATTCCAAAGGTGAAGTGGCCTGTTATCCGCCGGCTGAAAATGAGCACATTAATGGTGTTCTTCATAAAAGTATTGTGCCTGCAAGAGTAGATGACGCTATTGCTGAAGCAGCTAGACAGCAAGCTATTGGTCTGGCAAACAAAATTAATTATGTCGGTATACTGGCAATAGAGTTTTTTATTACCACGGATAATCAGCTTATATTTAATGAAATGGCACCTCGTCCACATAATAGTGGGCATTACACAATGGATGCGACTGTCGTCTCACAGTTTGAACAGCAGGTGCGTGTAATGTGTGGCTTAACACCGGGTGATACTCGATTAGTTAGCCCTGTTGTGATGATTAATCTGTTAGGTGATTTATGGCCGGTTAACTGGCAGCTTTGCCTTGATGACCCGGCTCTTAAACTTCATCTTTATGGTAAACATGAAGCCAGACCCGGGCGCAAAATGGGGCACTTCAATCTGTTATCGGATAATGTTGATCAGGCCATCCAGGCTGCTGATAATGTATTTAAGTCATTGTAA